One genomic window of Euleptes europaea isolate rEulEur1 chromosome 10, rEulEur1.hap1, whole genome shotgun sequence includes the following:
- the IRS2 gene encoding insulin receptor substrate 2, translating to MGTRHRAPPRHSTSDRPGTQKSKPGEIGASLGRAGGPRSWEPAPQRARRTDGRTGGRARSQGGDLRRGSASPWRGRRGMASPPAQEPPPPPPGSPPAGRPHLHLNHNNNNPTPQQTPTQPPAPGEVRKCGYLRKSKPGHKRFFVLRAGGGGGEGEAASAPRLEYYESEKKWRSKGAAPKRAIALDAGLSVHKRADAKHQHLVALYTGGECLALAAEGAAEQEAWFQALSGLLRAPRARGSPPDGPQPASSSPPPSPGPPPYREVWQVTLRAKGLGRSRRLSGVRRLCLAARTVALGRLHCPRPCVTLQLMSIRRCGHSDSFFFMELGRSAATGPGELWLQADDAVVAQHIHETILAAMRDLREPAPGRPRSKSQSSSSSSSSGGGFSAAAGSRPISVPGRRPPPPPWGALPPGQAGLLRRSRPGPPGPAGGVGNRARTASEGDGRGSPEGGRATLPGVPAARPGRSLALCHSPCASGDPAFPALEDLGFSPGGDPRPFSSSSTVSNRSSTPETPPGQRLDGYMAMERGPLCYRPCPWDGGRADAAPRKRTYSLTTPALPRPLPLPLSSASLDEYALMRAACPATGASSRATYAPYPEDYCDLEIGSGGTSSSSSSHLGPGGGGEEGYMPMSPGVASASPGHPGSNAYMPMSPASVSAPQQILQPRPYKTSSESSSDDSGYMRMWGPGARLSGESPEGRLVNGDYINMSPLLPGPAAASASPLPLPDGFGALGPGVRPSCSCGPLAHACRSQPGSLGEERDSDQYVHMNSLAGRLIQAPKGEPSPAPCDPFAMPSLPFHSRAESSLSQWAGLLGRGVVPPGRRSLGTWLPSRNEEPLPRKVQSPSGEYVSLGYSAAPAGGLCSFGSGLTGHPGSLSNYMNLKLNGSHLGTASVGSMEDVLLPGSCPSPGQLDEHYLKMGVACLSSPSSEVGDYAEVDFSPVTTPPQPISHKLESPRVSSPVADLKRLTISGVEAFLFANPPPDPDHGAKVIRVDPQGRRRHSSETFSSTTTVTPVSPSFAHVPKRHNSASVENVSLRKNEGFAEEQHGSPMCRETSAGFQNGLNYIAVDGEGDPLANGGPSKPKARHPLNGSVNDIYASMDFLAHNVKEATSVKVC from the exons ATGGGGACGCGCCATCGCGCGCCACCACGCCACAGCACGTCTGACCGCCCCGGAACTCAGAAAAGCAAGCCGGGTGAAATCGGAGCCTCG CTGGGGCGCGCGGGGGGTCCGCGGTCTTGGGAGCCCGCACCGCAGCGAGCGCGCCGGACCGACGGACGGACGGGCGGGCGAGCCAGGAGCCAGGGAGGCGACCTTCGGCGGGGCTCAGCTTCGCcctggcgcggccggcgggggatGGCGAGCCCCCCTGCGCAGGAgcccccccctccgccgccgGGCAGCCCCCCGGCCGGCCGCCCCCACCTGCACCTGAACCACAACAACAATAACCCGACGCCGCAGCAGACGCCGACGCAGCCGCCGGCGCCGGGCGAGGTGCGCAAGTGCGGCTACCTGCGCAAGAGCAAGCCCGGCCACAAGCGCTTCTTCGTGCtgcgggcgggcggcggcggcggcgagggcgaGGCGGCGTCGGCCCCCCGCCTGGAGTACTACGAGAGCGAGAAGAAGTGGCGGAGCAAAGGCGCGGCGCCCAAGCGCGCCATCGCCCTGGACGCCGGCCTGAGCGTGCACAAGCGCGCCGACGCCAAGCACCAGCACCTGGTGGCCCTCTACACCGGCGGCGAGTGCCTGgcgctggcggccgagggcgcgGCCGAGCAGGAGGCCTGGTTCCAGGCGCTGAGCGGGCTGCTGCGCGCCCCCCGGGCCCGGGGCTCGCCCCCCGACGGCCCGCAGCccgcctcctcctcgccgccgccgtcGCCCGGCCCGCCGCCCTACCGCGAGGTGTGGCAGGTGACGCTGCGGGCCAAGGGCCTGGGCCGGAGCCGGCGGCTGTCGGGGGTGCGGCGGCTGTGCCTGGCGGCGCGCACCGTGGCGCTGGGGCGCCTGCACTGCCCGCGGCCCTGCGTCACGCTGCAGCTCATGAGCATCCGCCGCTGCGGCCACTCGGACAGCTTCTTCTTCATGGAGCTGGGCCGCTCGGCCGCCACCGGCCCCGGCGAGCTGTGGCTGCAGGCCGACGACGCCGTGGTGGCGCAGCACATCCACGAGACCATCCTGGCCGCCATGCGCGACCTGCGCGAGCCCGCCCCGGGCCGGCCGCGCAGCAAGAGccagtcctcctcctcgtcctcctcctccggggGCGGCTTCTCCGCCGCCGCCGGCAGCCGGCCCATCTCGGtgcccggccgccggccgccccccccgccctggGGCGCCCTGCCCCCCGGCCAGGCGGGCCTGCTGCGCCGCTCCCGCCCCGGCCCCCCGGGCCCGGCGGGAGGGGTTGGCAACCGGGCGCGGACGGCCAGCGAGGGGGATGGGCGAGGCAGCCCGGAGGGCGGGCGGGCCACGCTGCCGGGGGTCCCCGCCGCCCGGCCGGGCCGCTCCCTGGCCCTGTGCCACTCGCCCTGTGCCTCTGGCGACCCCGCCTTCCCGGCCCTGGAGGACTTGGGCTTCAGCCCCGGGGGGGACCCCCggcccttctcctcttcctccacgGTCAGCAACCGCAGCAGCACCCCCGAGACCCCTCCGGGCCAGCGGTTGGACGGCTACATGGCGATGGAGCGGGGCCCGCTCTGCTACCGCCCTTGCCCGTGGGACGGCGGCAGGGCGGACGCAGCCCCCCGGAAGCGCACGTACTCCCTGACCACGCCGGCACTCCCGCGCCCCTTGCCCCTGCCGCTGTCCTCCGCCTCCCTGGACGAGTACGCGCTCATGCGGGCCGCTTGCCCTGCCACAGGGGCCTCTTCGAGGGCAACCTATGCCCCTTATCCAGAGGACTACTGTGACCTGGAAATTGGCTCGGGGGGCaccagcagtagcagcagctccCACCTTGGCCCCGGCGGTGGCGGGGAGGAAGGTTACATGCCCATGAGCCCTGGGGTAGCGTCGGCCTCGCCGGGGCATCCTGGCTCAAATGCGTACATGCCTATGAGCCCTGCCAGCGTGTCTGCCCCACAGCAGATCTTGCAACCCCGCCCCTACAAGACCAGTAGCGAGAGTTCTTCCGACGACAGCGGCTACATGCGCATGTGGGGACCCGGCGCCCGCCTGTCTGGGGAGAGCCCCGAAGGCCGTCTGGTCAACGGCGACTATATCAACATGTCCCCTTTGCTGCCCGGGCCTGCCGCCGCTTCTGCCTCACCTCTGCCTTTGCCAGATGGCTTCGGGGCCCTGGGGCCCGGGGTCCGGCCCAGCTGCTCGTGCGGCCCCCTGGCCCATGCTTGCCGGAGCCAGCCGGGCTCTCTGGGTGAAGAGAGGGACAGTGACCAGTACGTTCATATGAACTCACTGGCAGGGAGGCTGATCCAGGCCCCGAAAGGGGAGCCGTCCCCTGCCCCTTGCGACCCCTTTGCGATGCCTTCGCTCCCCTTCCACAGCCGGGCAGAGAGCTCCCTCAGCCAGTGGGCAGGGTTGCTCGGTCGTGGCGTTGTGCCACCCGGTCGCCGTTCCTTGGGGACCTGGCTGCCCAGCAGGAATGAGGAACCCCTGCCGCGTAAAGTCCAAAGCCCCAGTGGGGAGTATGTCAGCTTGGGCTACTCAGCGGCGCCAGCTGGGGGCCTGTGCTCGTTTGGTTCTGGCCTGACTGGGCATCCCGGTTCTCTTTCCAACTACATGAACCTCAAGTTGAATGGGTCGCACTTGGGCACTGCCTCAGTGGGGTCCATGGAAGATGTCCTATTGCCAGGATCCTGCCCCAGCCCTGGACAGCTGGATGAGCATTACCTAAAGATGGGGGTGGCTTGCCTTTCTAGCCCTTCTTCTGAGGTAGGGGACTATGCTGAGGTGGACTTTTCGCCAGTCACCACCCCGCCTCAACCCATTTCACACAAGCTGGAGAGCCCTCGTGTCTCCAGCCCTGTAGCTGACTTGAAGCGACTGACGATCTCCGGGGTGGAAGCCTTTCTTTTTGCCAACCCTCCTCCCGATCCCGACCACGGAGCCAAGGTCATCCGGGTGGATCCTCAGGGGCGCCGGAGGCACAGCTCCGAGACATTCTCTTCCACTACCACCGTGACCCCTGTTTCGCCTTCCTTCGCCCACGTCCCCAAGCGGCACAACTCTGCTTCTGTGGAGAACGTGTCCCTCAGGAAAAACGAAGGCTTCGCGGAGGAGCAGCATGGCAGCCCGATGTGCCGGGAGACCTCAGCCGGCTTCCAAAATGGCCTCAACTACATTGCTGTTGATGGGGAGGGAGACCCTCTGGCAAATGGCGGCCCAAGCAAGCCCAAAGCGAGGCACCCCCTCAACGGGAGCGTCAACGACATTTACGCCAGTATGGACTTCTTGGCTCACAACGTGAAAGAAGCCACTTCCGTGAAAG